From the genome of Pseudomonas helvetica:
CGGCCCGCCGCGTCAATCTCGACACCCTGACACCTGAAGAAGTGCAGAGCTGGAAGCCGGGCGAAACCGTCCTGCTGAACGGTAAGATGCTCACCGGTCGCGACGCTGCGCACAAGCGCATGGTCGAGATGCTGAATAAGGGTGAAACCCTGCCGGTGGACCTCAAGGGTCGCTTCATCTACTACGTCGGCCCGGTCGATCCGGTACGCGAAGAAGTGGTCGGCCCAGCTGGCCCGACCACCGCGACGCGGATGGACAAGTTCACCCGCCAGATCCTCGAGCAAACCGGCCTGCTGGGCATGATCGGCAAATCGGAACGCGGCCCGACCGCGATCGAAGCGATCAAGGACCACAAGGCGGTTTACCTGATGGCAGTCGGCGGCGCGGCTTACCTGGTAGCGCAAGCGATCAAGAAATCCCGCGTTGTGGCGTTCGCCGAACTGGGCATGGAAGCGATCTACGAGTTCGACGTCAAAGACATGCCGGTGACCGTTGCGGTCGACAGCAAGGGCGAGTCGGTGCACATCACCGGCCCAGCCATCTGGCAGAAGAAAATCAGTGAAAGCCTGGCAGTAGAAGTGCAATAAGCCTTTAACCGCTGGAAAAGAAAGCCGCGCTGTTTGCAAAAACAGCGCGGCTTTTTTTGCCTGTCACTTTCACAAAACGCTACGAACTGACAGCGATAAAAAAACCGACAGACAGACTGATTCGTTCTAGAAAAACCCTTCATACCTGTCAAGTCTGACAGGTTACGTCGTGTGCCCTACTTGGTAGCGTGAGTCATCCGCCCCCCGCTCGCCAGGCTGGAACAAAATCTGACCATGGAAGATCAAGCCTCCCCAAACATCACCCCGCCTTCCATTGCCAAGAGTGCCGCGATTACTACCATCGGCAAAAGCTGGGGCGCTATTGGCAGCAGCGGTAAGGCTTCTTTCGAGTTGCCGTTGCCGATCTCGCCGGGACGCGGCTTTGATCTGGCACTGGCACTGAGCTACGACAGTCAGGCGGGCAATGGCCCGTTCGGCTTCGGCTGGCGCTTGAGCATCAACGCCATTACTCGCCAGACCAGCAAAGGCGTACCGCGCTACCTCGCAGACGATGTCATCGTGGGGCCCAGCGGTGATGAATGGATGCCCGAGCGCGATAAGGATGGTCACATCCAGTCCCGCCCCGAAGATCACTACAACGGTGAACCTGTCGGCAAGCACTCGGTGGTCCGTTACTGGCCTCGGGTCGAAGGCGCCTTCGATCGGATCGAGCTCTGGCAATCGAGCACCAAGCTTAACCAGCCGCCTTTCTGGCTGGTACACGGGGCCGACGGCAGTCTGCACATTTATGGCAAGACCGAGGCTTCGCGGCGCGCCGATCCAAACGACCGGTTACGGGTTGGCGCCTGGCTGCTGCTTGAAAGCAAGAGCGCCCATGGCGAACACATCGTCTATGAGTACAAACCCGAAGACCCGCTCAACGACCAACCCCACGACTACCGGGCCCAGCGTTATCTGCGACGGGTGTGTTACGGCAACTTCAGCGCCAGCGAGCATCTGTATGCCTGGACCGTGGACAACCCGGCCGAACTGGATTGGCACTTTCACCTGGTGTTCGACTATGGAGAACGGACGCTGGAGTGGGACAAGAAACCGGTCTTTGGCGAACCGTTTGCACAACCGAACGATGACATCGGCGAGTGGCTGATTCGCCCCGACTCGTTCTTTACCTATGGCTATGGCTTCGAATTGAGCACCCGCCGCCTGTGCCGGCAGGTTTTGATGTTTCACCACTTCCCCGATGAACTGGGGCCCAATCCCGCGCTGGTCAAACGCCTGTTGCTGGACTATCACCCGGAGCCGGCGTTCTACAGCCAGCTGTGCGCCGCGCACTATCAAGCTTTTAACGCCAGTGGTGCAGTCGAACACCTGCCGCCGATGGAATTCGGCTACTCGCCCTTCGAGATCAACACCCAGTCGGTACCCTTCTTCCCCTTCGAACACATGCCCGGCATCCAGGACGGGCAACACCATCAATGCATCGACCTGTATGGCGAGGGTGTGCCCGGTTTCCTCTGCCAATACACTCAGAGCTGGTACTACCGCGAACCGATGCGAGGGCCGAACCACCCCGACGAAATAATCTACGGCCGGTGGCGGGTATTGCCGACCATCCCGGTCACCGATGGCAGCAAACCGGTGAAGCAGTCGCTTAACGACCTGACCGGTGATGGCTTTTTCGACTGGGTCGTTGCACAACCGGCTTTCAGTGGTTTCTACGCCCTAAACCCTGACCGCAGCTGGTCGCCGTTCAGCCCCTTCACGTCCTTTCCCCTGGAGTTCTTCAACGCTCTGGCACAATTCGGAGACCTGACGGGCAGCGGCCTCAGTTCACTGGCGCTGATCGGTCCAAAAAGCGTACGTCTTTATCCCAGCCTTCGGGAGGACGGTTTTGGGCCCGCGAAGGACGTGCCCCATGAACCGAACGGCGACAACCTGCCATTGTTCAGCAACTCACGCAGCGAACTGGTGTTTCTGGGCCATATGCTCGGCAGCGACCTGCCGGACCTGTGCCGCATTCGTCACGACGAAATCAAATGCTGGCCGAACCTGGGCCACGGACGTTTCGGCAAAGGGTTCGTCATGGATACCTTGCCCTTCGAGTACGGGACGTTCGACGCAGCGCGGGTGCGAATCGTCAACATCGATGGTTGCGGTGCCACGTCGGTGATTTACCTGCATTCGAATCACTTCGATATCTACCTCAATCTCGGTGGCAATCGGCTCAAGCAAACGCCGATCAGCGTGGCCTGGCCCGAGGGTGTGCGCTACGACACCCTGAGCCAGGTCAATTTCGCCGACCTGCAAGGGCTCGGTTGCGCCAGTTTGATCTTCACCGTGCCATACCCATCGCCACGGCACTGGCGTTACGACTTTGTCGGCGTGCGGCCTTACGCGCTGATAGCGACCAATAACAATATGGGTTGCAGTGGCACCGTGCGCTACCGCAGTTCGGCACAAGAGTGGCTGGATGAAAAACGACAATGGCCGGATGCCGATAAACCGCCGCCCTGCTACCTGCCGTTCCCGGTTCAGGTGGTCAGCCAGCAGAGTCAGCTCGACGAGATTACCGGCAACTGCCTGAATCAGTTTTTCAACTATTTTCATGGCTATTACGACAGCCATGACCGCGAGTTTCGTGGCTTTGGCCTGTTGCACCAGACCGACAGCGAAACCAGCCCGGAGGAAGGCGAAACGACGTTTAGCGCACCGGCACTGACCCGTATCTGGTTCCATACCGGGTGTCTGGTCGACTTGCCTCGTGCGGGATATTTCGACGGCGACAGTGAGGCCTGCCCCTTGGGGCCGACGCTGATCAGTCGCTACCACGAAAATGACAATGCCGATGAACTCTTCAAGCCGGTCGACAAGGACACGCTGCATGAAATTGCCCGGGCACTGAGTGGCTCGGTGCTGCGCGTGGAGGTCTTCGGGCTACAGAAAGACCGCGTCGCAGCCATGCCCTACTCGGTAGAGCAATCGCGTTATCTGGTGCGAGAACTCAGGCCCATGGCCCCGCACCATCCCCATGCGATTGTCCTGCCGTTGCTGGTCGAAAAAATCAGCTACCAATATGAACGCTGCGTTGATGATCCGTTGTGCCGTCATGAAATCACGCTGCAGTGGGACCGTTTCGGCACGCCTGTTCACGCGTTGACCGTCAGCTATGCACGGCGCAAAACCGAACGGGACGATTCCCCCTTCCCCGAAGCCCCCGATCAAGATCAATGGTGGCGCGATGCCCACGATAAAGCTCAACAGCGCTATTACCTGAGCGAGTCGCGTGCCGAGTTCATTCACCTGGACTCGTCGCAAGGCTGGAGGCTGAGGCTACCGTGGCGCCAGCGCCTCAACGCACTTGAGCTGCCCAAAGGCTCGCTCCCTACCGGCCTCAATCCCCAAGAAGTGTCGTATGAATGCTTGAGAAAATCCCACACGTGGAAGGAATGGAGCGCGTTGCGGCAGTTGAGCCAGTTGTCGCGGCAAAGCTATCTGTCTGCCGACGGCAGTCTGTTGCCAGACGGTAGCGCTCAGCTCCAGGCATTGGCGGGTCCCCTGGAGCGGGCGGAATATGACAAGACCGCATTGGCCGCCTACGACACCTTGCCCGCTCCATTCGACATCCGAAAGGAACTGCAAAACATCGGCTTCCAACCCATGCCGTTGTTTCTCGACAAAGACGAGGAAGAAGACAAGCTGGAAAACCTCTGGTCGGGCCTGCACGGTTTTTCCCGTTACGCCGACCTCGACGGCTTCTACAAGGTGCTGCAATTCAATGCGACCGCCAGTCACGGCGTAACCACGATCAGCTACGACCCCTATCGCTTGCTGACCACGGCAGTTGAGTTGCCGGACGGCTGCATCACACACGCCCAATACGACTACCACGCACTCCAGCCAAAATGCGTCATTGATGCCAACGAAAATACTCGGGAAGCGATCTACGAACCCTCTGGGCAACCGCTGGCAACCA
Proteins encoded in this window:
- a CDS encoding SpvB/TcaC N-terminal domain-containing protein, with translation MEDQASPNITPPSIAKSAAITTIGKSWGAIGSSGKASFELPLPISPGRGFDLALALSYDSQAGNGPFGFGWRLSINAITRQTSKGVPRYLADDVIVGPSGDEWMPERDKDGHIQSRPEDHYNGEPVGKHSVVRYWPRVEGAFDRIELWQSSTKLNQPPFWLVHGADGSLHIYGKTEASRRADPNDRLRVGAWLLLESKSAHGEHIVYEYKPEDPLNDQPHDYRAQRYLRRVCYGNFSASEHLYAWTVDNPAELDWHFHLVFDYGERTLEWDKKPVFGEPFAQPNDDIGEWLIRPDSFFTYGYGFELSTRRLCRQVLMFHHFPDELGPNPALVKRLLLDYHPEPAFYSQLCAAHYQAFNASGAVEHLPPMEFGYSPFEINTQSVPFFPFEHMPGIQDGQHHQCIDLYGEGVPGFLCQYTQSWYYREPMRGPNHPDEIIYGRWRVLPTIPVTDGSKPVKQSLNDLTGDGFFDWVVAQPAFSGFYALNPDRSWSPFSPFTSFPLEFFNALAQFGDLTGSGLSSLALIGPKSVRLYPSLREDGFGPAKDVPHEPNGDNLPLFSNSRSELVFLGHMLGSDLPDLCRIRHDEIKCWPNLGHGRFGKGFVMDTLPFEYGTFDAARVRIVNIDGCGATSVIYLHSNHFDIYLNLGGNRLKQTPISVAWPEGVRYDTLSQVNFADLQGLGCASLIFTVPYPSPRHWRYDFVGVRPYALIATNNNMGCSGTVRYRSSAQEWLDEKRQWPDADKPPPCYLPFPVQVVSQQSQLDEITGNCLNQFFNYFHGYYDSHDREFRGFGLLHQTDSETSPEEGETTFSAPALTRIWFHTGCLVDLPRAGYFDGDSEACPLGPTLISRYHENDNADELFKPVDKDTLHEIARALSGSVLRVEVFGLQKDRVAAMPYSVEQSRYLVRELRPMAPHHPHAIVLPLLVEKISYQYERCVDDPLCRHEITLQWDRFGTPVHALTVSYARRKTERDDSPFPEAPDQDQWWRDAHDKAQQRYYLSESRAEFIHLDSSQGWRLRLPWRQRLNALELPKGSLPTGLNPQEVSYECLRKSHTWKEWSALRQLSQLSRQSYLSADGSLLPDGSAQLQALAGPLERAEYDKTALAAYDTLPAPFDIRKELQNIGFQPMPLFLDKDEEEDKLENLWSGLHGFSRYADLDGFYKVLQFNATASHGVTTISYDPYRLLTTAVELPDGCITHAQYDYHALQPKCVIDANENTREAIYEPSGQPLATSFFGTENGADVGFAPLDKHRLPEDSSPGEAIRDPVEALQKAASVLRKDLLSWMGTLPDTVRQRPDQLAQWIAQGYILPSLHICASARTRLARLKARTAAEQTLLELIRGVAREPVHNLVLTADDYPDPDAETGPQIQMQMTCVDGFGRTLQTKQLVEPGMAYVVNPQGELELDPVTGKPLERHADPRWRVSERVEYNNKGLAVRVYRPYFANAWRYINDAAFRRFGHHDQQFYDPLGRPVKIINAKGYESRETYHPWFQTSEDFNDTYEPEPDKRQDRNTP